A DNA window from uncultured Methanoregula sp. contains the following coding sequences:
- a CDS encoding 2-isopropylmalate synthase: MLRGIVFFTDSCAREEVTVFDTTLRDGEQTPGIAFTFEQKIEIARQLSAIGVHAIEAGFPASSKAEKETVSAIKKLGLESVICGLARSVKADVDACLDCNVDMVHVFIPTSDIQRENTINKSRKEVLEITADIIGYIRKRSDLCMFSAMDATRTDWDYLIEVFRTAADAGATIINVPDTVGVISPSAMKTLIARINREVKCPIDVHCHNDFGLAVANTIAAVEAGASQVQVTVNGLGERAGNADLAQTVMIMESMYRIKTGITKERLVETSRLISRFSGIGIPPTQPVVGENVFSHESGIHSHGVLQNSATFEPGIMTPEMVGHRRRLTLGKHVGRHAVQQMLKDVHIDPEGTQLDAIVEKVKAVANKGKRVTDADLYEIAESVMGIELSHKALDLKDIAIMTGNHAIPTASVRALVNGKEHVFSAVGNGPVDAALNAILGITPAKLQLKEFSIEAISGGSDAMCHVTIAVENEYGKIFDASGSGDDIVLSSVEALVNAINLVNRA; encoded by the coding sequence ATGTTGCGGGGGATCGTCTTCTTCACCGATAGCTGTGCTCGTGAAGAAGTAACTGTTTTTGACACGACATTACGTGACGGAGAACAGACCCCTGGTATTGCATTTACATTTGAACAGAAGATTGAAATTGCCCGCCAGCTCTCCGCAATCGGCGTACACGCCATAGAGGCAGGTTTCCCTGCATCTTCAAAAGCCGAGAAAGAGACGGTAAGCGCTATCAAAAAACTCGGCCTGGAATCAGTGATCTGCGGGCTTGCCCGCTCCGTAAAAGCTGATGTGGACGCCTGCCTTGACTGCAATGTCGACATGGTGCATGTCTTCATCCCGACCTCGGATATCCAGCGGGAGAACACGATCAACAAGTCGAGAAAGGAAGTGCTCGAGATAACGGCCGACATCATCGGCTATATCCGGAAGCGCTCCGATCTCTGCATGTTCTCCGCCATGGATGCCACAAGGACGGACTGGGATTACTTAATCGAAGTATTCCGGACTGCTGCCGATGCCGGGGCTACGATCATCAACGTACCCGACACGGTGGGAGTCATCTCGCCGTCCGCCATGAAGACGCTCATTGCCCGCATCAACCGGGAAGTGAAGTGCCCCATCGATGTCCACTGCCACAATGACTTCGGCCTCGCGGTTGCAAACACGATAGCAGCGGTAGAAGCCGGAGCCTCGCAGGTGCAGGTGACCGTCAATGGTCTCGGGGAACGGGCCGGCAATGCCGACCTTGCCCAGACCGTGATGATCATGGAGTCGATGTACCGGATAAAGACCGGGATCACCAAAGAACGGCTGGTCGAGACCTCGCGCCTGATCTCCCGGTTCAGCGGCATCGGCATCCCCCCCACCCAGCCGGTGGTTGGCGAAAATGTCTTCTCGCACGAGAGCGGCATCCACTCGCACGGCGTACTCCAGAACTCAGCCACGTTCGAGCCGGGCATCATGACCCCCGAGATGGTCGGGCACCGGCGCAGGCTCACCCTGGGAAAACACGTGGGAAGGCACGCGGTGCAGCAGATGCTTAAGGATGTCCACATCGACCCGGAAGGTACCCAGCTGGATGCAATTGTCGAGAAAGTGAAGGCCGTTGCAAACAAGGGCAAGAGGGTCACCGACGCGGACCTGTACGAGATTGCCGAGTCCGTTATGGGCATTGAACTCAGCCACAAGGCTCTCGACCTGAAGGATATCGCCATCATGACCGGGAACCACGCGATCCCGACTGCCAGCGTCCGGGCACTCGTGAACGGGAAGGAGCATGTCTTCTCGGCGGTCGGCAACGGCCCTGTCGATGCAGCGCTGAACGCGATCCTCGGGATCACCCCTGCAAAACTCCAGCTCAAGGAGTTTTCCATCGAGGCCATATCGGGCGGATCGGATGCGATGTGCCATGTGACGATCGCGGTTGAGAACGAGTACGGGAAGATCTTCGATGCGAGCGGGAGCGGCGACGATATCGTCCTCTCCTCGGTCGAGGCGCTTGTCAATGCCATCAACCTGGTCAACCGGGCATAA